Part of the Thermoanaerobacterales bacterium genome, GGTATAATCTAGATACAGGTTGGAATGAGGGGGTGTGGCCGTGCGCCAGAAGATCGGGACATCGATCAGCCGGCCGCTGCTGATGAGGGCCAGGCTTTTCGCCCTGCGGCAGGGGAAGCCGTTGAACGAAGTGATCGAGGAGGCCCTGGAGCAATACATGGCGACGGCGGAGACACGCGGCGGGAAGTCGGTGGTCGAGGCCACCCGGGGTGTCCTGGCGGCGTCGCCCGAGGTGGTCAGGGGCATATTGGAGGATGATTCACTCCTTGACACTTGATTTGCTGGCCGACGGGCAGAAGGTGTTCATTGACGCCAACGTCTTCATCTATCATTTCTCCGGGGTCTCACCGGCGTGCTCGCGTTTTCTGACCCGGTGCGAGGCGGGGGCGCTGGACGGCGTCACATCGGTCCAGGTGGTGCTCGAAGTTCTGCATCGGCTGATGATGCTGCAGGCTGTCATGAAAGGCCTCGTCTCTCCGGGTGGCGTGGCGGCCAAGCTCAAGAGGCGTCCCGAGTTGATCCGGGAACTGTACGGCTACGCCGCGTACGCCCTGCGCATCCCGGAAATGGGCGTGCGGGTCCTGCCATCGAATATGGATGACTGCCGGCGCAGCCAGCGGGTGCGGGATGAGTATGGCTTGATGACCAACGATTCGATGGTGCTGGCGGCGATGGAAACCGCTGGATGCGTCAACCTGGCGTCCGCCGACGCGGATTTCGAT contains:
- a CDS encoding PIN domain-containing protein; this translates as MTLDLLADGQKVFIDANVFIYHFSGVSPACSRFLTRCEAGALDGVTSVQVVLEVLHRLMMLQAVMKGLVSPGGVAAKLKRRPELIRELYGYAAYALRIPEMGVRVLPSNMDDCRRSQRVRDEYGLMTNDSMVLAAMETAGCVNLASADADFDRVSGITVYKPGDV